Proteins encoded together in one Penicillium digitatum chromosome 1, complete sequence window:
- a CDS encoding Zinc-binding oxidoreductase: MPYPEEAEGFQVDGPDSFTQFHKRHFKLKPFGDYDVDVKIEACGICGSDVHTISGGWGDQKFPLCVGHEIVGRAIRVGPKVTLIREGERVGVGAQSYSCGKCKQCRNDNETYCQVEPMDTYGSKWADSGIVSQGGYSSHVRTHEHWVFPIPDALETNSVAPMLCAGLTAYSPLVRNGAGPGKKVGIVGLGGIGHFGIMFAKALGAETWAISRSRAKEADALKLGADGYIATAEEGWEKEHLCSFDLIVNCANSSEGFDLARYLSMMDVHGRWISVGLPEEEGQVIKAQNLISNGVLIGASHLGSRREMLDMLQLAADRGLKGWVEEIAIGEEGLREAMLRMKKGDVHYRFTLTGYEKIFG, encoded by the exons ATGCCTTACCCCGAAGAAGCTGAAGGCTTCCAGGTCGATGGACCTGACAGCTTCACCCAGTTCCACAAGCGTCAC TTCAAGCTGAAACCTTTTGGCGACTACG ATGTCGATGTTAAGATCGAGGCCTGTGGTATTTGCGGCAGTGATGTACATACTATCAGTG GAGGATGGGGTGATCAAAAATTCCCCTTGTGCGTGGGTCACG AGATCGTCGGACGGGCAATCCGTGTCGGACCTAAGGTCACTCTGATTAGGGAAGGCGAGCGCGTTGGCGTCGGTGCGCAGTCCTACTCCTGCGGCAAGTGCAAACAGTGCCGCAACGACAACGAGACATACTGCCAAGTCGAGCCTATGGACACCTACGGCTCGAAGTGGGCCGACAGTGGTATCGTCAGCCAGGGCGGATACTCATCTCACGTGCGGACACACGAGCACTGGGTGTTCCCGATCCCGGACGCGCTGGAGACCAACTCTGTTGCTCCGATGCTGTGTGCCGGACTGACGGCGTACTCACCCTTGGTGCGCAATGGCGCTGGTCCTGGCAAGAAGGTTGGAATCGTTGGACTGGGTGGCATTGGTCACTTTGGAATCATGTTTGCCAAGGCGCTGGGTGCGGAGACGTGGGCTATCTCCCGCTCTCGTGCTAAGGAAGCGGATGCTCTCAAGCTCGGTGCTGATGGTTACATTGCTACTGCTGAGGAGGGCTGGGAGAAGGAGCATCTGTGCTCGTTCGATTTGATTGTCAACTGCGCTAACTCTTCCGAGGGTTTTGATCTTGCGCGCTATTTGTCCATGATGGATGTCCATGGGCGCTGGATCAGTGTTGGTCTTCCTGAGGAGGAAGGACAGGTCATAAAGGCTCAGAACCTGATCTCTAACGGTGTTCTCATCGGTGCTAGCCACCTGGGTAGCCGTCGGGAGATGCTTGATATGTTGCAGCTGGCTGCGGATCGGGGTCTTAAGGGTTGGGTGGAAGAGATTGCTATCGGAGAGGAAGGACTCAGGGAGGCCATGCTACGCATGAAGAAGGGCGATGTTCACTATCGGTTCACTCTAACCGGATATGAGAAGATCTTTGGGTGA
- a CDS encoding Cyclin-like F-box yields MSPRETNATSTRRRPSLSFRPRPRTAGHAAPMSKELALDTWEQPCLMEIFQDDHAPVVEEMDPFPDAAPRRRGAKSFSSLKHPVDGLVALGRRLSVSLRNKPSKQSIPLIENIKLVDDDERTYHHISSHANHKRITSGSWDARSTKPHPHQGYSVNRRPSLNSVSALHSFYAPTASIPAPIPGRGQEPPVLPNHKSAGAAARAAAAAQNEQMEAARLAKAELENKLLDLRVPQDSESGICIDLRDRSDVPDTDLLAMMRLDPVALLPAEITSHIFSYLDPDSLMGAELVSRTWFRASSSHVWRHAFRNAYGRRPESETASKLKLSSGLGKSTLNQDWKKKFLVRRALDRRWKTGKAAAIYLQGHEDSIYCSQFDEKKIITGSRDRTVRVWDAHYPWSCKKIIGPPAAQTFRRGPVNNPTSQATGTAPFMTITPPWPTLDETAEITAPLESESICHSASILCLQFDEEIMVTGSSDFTCIVYDIKDDYRPIRRLSGHHAGVLDVCFDDRYIVSCSKDTTICVWDRNTGELLRQLNGHQGPVNAVQLRGDLIASASGDGVAKMWNVISGQCVKEFTSKDRGLACVEFSDDGRTILTGGNDRIIYQFDANTGELVNELHGHTGLVRSLHLDSANKRIISGSYDMSVKVFDCDTGDLSLNFPGWTTSWMLSVQSDYRRIVATSQDSRAVIIDFGYGLDGIDLLEE; encoded by the exons ATGTCGCCACGAGAAACTAACGCCACCTCCACGAGGCGACGCCCCTCGCTGTCATTTCGTCCGCGCCCACGCACTGCAGGTCATGCTGCCCCGATGTCAAAAGAGCTGGCTTTAGATACATGGGAGCAGCCATGCTTAATGGAAATATTCCAGGATGACCATGCACCGGTCGTGGAAGAGATGGATCCGTTCCCGGACGCAGCCCCGCGGCGTCGTGGTGCCAAAAGCTTTTCAAGTTTGAAGCATCCCGTGGATGGATTGGTCGCTCTTGGTCGCCGGTTGTCCGTCAGTCTTCGCAACAAGCCCTCGAAGCAATCAATTCCTCTCATCGAGAACATCAAATTGGTCGATGACGATGAACGAACATATCACCATATCTCGAGCCATGCGAACCATAAGCGGATAACCTCCGGTAGCTGGGATGCTCGGTCAACGAAGCCGCATCCGCACCAGGGCTACAGTGTCAATCGGCGCCCTTCTTTGAATAGTGTGTCTGCCCTGCACAGTTTCTATGCCCCCACCGCCTCGATCCCTGCCCCCATCCCCGGCCGTGGGCAGGAACCTCCAGTTCTGCCCAATCACAAATCCGCAGGTGCAGCGGCGCGCGCCGCAGCCGCTGCGCAGAACGAGCAGATGGAGGCTGCGCGGTTAGCTAAGGCGGAACTAGAGAACAAGTTGCTCGATCTGAGGGTTCCGCAGGACTCGGAGAGCGGTATTTGTATTGACTTGCGCGATCGATCGGATGTGCCGGACACTGATTTGCTAGCCATGATGCGACTTG ACCCCGTAGCCCTGCTCCCGGCCGAGATAACATCACACATCTTTTCTTATTTGGACCCTGATTCCCTCATGGGTGCGGAGCTCGTGTCGCGCACCTGGTTTCGTGCGTCGTCCTCTCATGTCTGGAGGCACGCATTCCGCAATGCATATGGCCGACGGCCAGAAAGCGAGACGGCCTCCAAGCTGAAGCTGTCATCCGGCTTAGGGAAGTCAACCCTGAACCaggactggaagaagaagttccTTGTTCGGCGCGCTCTCGATCGACGCTGGAAGACTGGTAAGGCCGCAGCAATTTATCTTCAAGGTCACGAGGACAGTATCTACTGCTCTCAATTTGACGA GAAAAAGATCATTACCGGCTCTCGTGATCGGACGGTTCGTGTGTGGGACGCACACTATCCGTGGTCATGTAAGAAGATCATTGGGCCACCTGCGGCCCAGACTTTCCGCCGTGGTCCAGTGAACAATCCAACTTCCCAGGCCACAGGGACTGCTCCCTTCATGACTATTACGCCTCCGTGGCCCACGCTGGATGAGACGGCGGAAATCACGGCACCTTTGGAGAGTGAATCGATATGCCACAGCGCATCCATCCTGTGTCTGCAGTTTGACGAGGAGATCATGGTCACGGGGTCTTCAGACTTCACCTGTATCGTGTATGACATCAAGGACGACTACCGACCGATCCGTCGTCTTTCCGGTCATCACGCCGGCGTGCTTGATGTATGCTTTGATGACCGGTACATCGTCTCATGCTCCAAGGATACCACCATCTGTGTGTGGGACCGAAACACGGGTGAGCTTTTGAGGCAGCTCAACGGTCACCAAGGGCCAGTAAATGCTGTGCAGCTACGCGGTGATCTTATAGCGTCAGCCAGTGGTGATGGTGTTGCCAAGATGTGGAATGTGATCTCAGGCCAGTGTGTTAAGGAGTTCACTAGCAAGGACCGTGGCCTCGCATGTGTCGAATTCAGTGACGATGGCCGGACTATCCTTACTGGTGGCAACGACCGCATAATATATCAATTCGATGCTAACACGGGCGAGCTTGTCAACGAGCTCCACGGGCACACGGGCCTCGTCCGATCTCTACATCTCGACAGCGCAAATAAACGCATCATTAGCGGTAGCTATGACATGAGCGTCAAGGTGTTCGATTGTGATACGGgtgatctgtctctcaactTCCCTGGCTGGACCACAAGCTGGATGCTAAGTGTGCAATCCGATTATAGACGCATTGTTGCGACGAGCCAGGATTCTCGGGCTGTCATTATAGACTTTGGATATGGTCTAGACGGAATCGATCTGTTAGAGGAGTGA
- a CDS encoding EB1, C-terminal has product MGESRQELLAWLNNLLQLNLTKIEQCGTGAALCQIFDSIFMDVPMSRVKFNVNTEYAYLQNFKVLQNVFARHQVNKPIPVQSLTKCRMQDNLEFLQWVKKYWDQHYPGGEYDSVGRRKASGAPGSVGGAPASRAPSAGSARRGVTPTTGGVRPRVATAASGAATAALQQEISTQKEAIAGLEKERDFYFAKLRDIELLLQSAIEADPELEKEEDTLVKHIQGILYSTEDGFEIPAEGEEVAADELETF; this is encoded by the exons ATGGGTGAATCAAG ACAGGAACTGTTGGCATGGCTTAACAACCTGCTTCAGCTGAACCTTACCAAGATTGAGCAGTGTGGAACTGG TGCTGCCCTCTGCCAGATCTTCGACTCGATTTTCA TGGACGTTCCCATGTCGCGGGTCAAGTTCAACGTGAACACTGAATATGCTTACCTCCAGAACTTCAAGGTTCTTCAGA ATGTCTTCGCCCGCCACCAGGTCAACAAACCCATCCCTGTTCAGTCCCTCACCAAGTGTCGCATGCAGGACAACCTTGAGTTCCTTCAATGGGTTAAGAAATACTGGGACCAGCACTATCCCGGTGGTGAATACGACTCCGTCGGCCGGCGCAAGGCCTCCGGCGCTCCTGGTTCCGTTGGTGGAGCCCCTGCTTCGCGCGCTCCGTCTGCTGGCAGCGCACGCCGTGGAGTGACCCCGACAACCGGCGGCGTCCGTCCCCGAGTTGCCACTGCGGCCAGTGGAGCGGCCACCGCTGCCCTTCAACAGGAGATCTCGACACAGAAGGAAGCGATCGCAGGACTGGAGAAGGAACGCGACTTCTACTTTGCCAAGCTGCGTGATATTGAGCTGCTGCTCCAGAGTGCCATTGAAGCCGACCCCGAGCTTGAAAAAGAGGAGGACACGCTTGTTAAGCACATCCAGGGCATTCTATACTCGACCGAG GACGGCTTCGAGATCCCCGCCGAAGGAGAGGAAGTTGCAGCCGACGAGCTCGAGACTTTCTAA